The genomic segment cccacagaccctcttcaatctcctcccccagctcttcttcccattttcccttcagctcctctaccagcacctccccctcgtctctcatctcctgatatatttcggacactttgccctccccgacccatacccccgaaatcactctatcctggatcccctgtgtcgggagcagcggaaattccctcacctgttgcctcgtaaacaccctcacttgcatgtatctaaagatattccccgggggcaactcatacttttcctccagcgctcccaggctcgcgaatgtccggtcaataaacaaatctctcaatctcctaattcctgcccgatgccagctctggaaccctccgtccatccttcctgggacaaacctatggttgttcctgatcgaggaccacactgaggcacccgtcacacccctatgtcgcctccattgcccccagatccttaaggttgccaccaccactgggttcgtggtataccttttcggggagagcggtagcggcgccgtcaccagcgcctttaggctctttcctttacaggacaccatctccagcctcttccacgccgccgcctctccctcactcatccacttgcgaaccatcgccgcattggcggcccagtaataatcgtccagattcggcaacgccagtccccctctgtccctgctgcgctgcaggaaccccctccttactctccgggtcttccctgcccacacgaaactcataacactcctatctattttctttaaaaaggccttcgtgatcaaaatggggagacattgaaacacaaaaagaaaccttgggaggaccatcatcttgaccgcctgcactctgcccgccagtgagagcggcagcatatcccacctcttgaaatcctcctccatctgctccaccagccgcttcagattgagtttgtgtaaagttccccagctcctggctacctgaatccccaaatatcggaagctcctttccgctctccttaacggcaggccgtctatccctcttccctggtccccggggtgtactacgaaaagctcactcttccccatattaagcctatataccgaaaaatctccaaactccctcaatatctgcataacctctgtcatcccctccacaggatccgccacatacagcagtagggcatctgcgtagagtgacactctgtgttcctctttcccctctaaccaccccctccatttcctagagtctctcaacgctatggccagtggttcaattgccagcgcgaacagtaatggggacagggggcacccctgccttgttcccctatgtaaccgaaaatactccgatctctgctgatttgtgactacacttgccactggggccccatagaggagtttgatccaactgacaaacccctccccgaacccaaacctcctcaacacctcccataaatactcccactctaccgtaccaaatgccttctctgcgtccatcgctgccactatctctgcctccccctccgctgggggcatcattatcaccccgtcgcacgttgacattcaattgtctcccctttacaaaccctgtctggtcttcatgcaccacccccgggacacaatcctcgatcctcgtcactagcacttttgccagcaacttagcgtctacattcaggagtgagataggcctatatgacctgcattgcagcggatctttatctcgcttcaggattagtgatatcgtcgcctccaacattgtcgggggtagagtccccccttctgtgCTTATACCAATGCCTGTGCTACTCCCCATcagaattatatatatatttaaaataaatttagagtacctaattcattttttccaattaatgggcaatttagcgtggccaatccacctcgcctgaacatctttgggttgtgggggcgaaacccacacaaacacggggagaatgtgcaaactccacaaggacagtgacctagagccgggatcgaacatgggacctcggcgccatgaggcagcaatgctaaccacaaccaccgtgctgccccagaattaTGTATTCTAACCCCATTTCATTACTGTTGCTCTTTATTCTCCCACCTTCCATTTGTATCTcagaacagtgggctggattctccgattttgaggctatgtctggaggaagtgtctagttctacGATTTTGGCAAGGCCCCAGCACCGACCGATGAGggtctagcagccgtgccacgtaaaacacACTATCTTTACAAAATAAATGGCCGGCGACttggcgggtccgtggccatgcatgcgcacagcgacgacctgcagcggtcgcgccatacaacatggcgccggccacgagcggacccgacctgccagatagtgtccccctataCACAATTGGCCTCTGTCCTCTCATGCATGAATACTAAAAATCAGCCGTTCTTTCTTGATTCCATGTGGAAAACAGATTAACGAGGTACAGAGAGGCACTTGCGTaattgtattgtcactggaatacatccagagacccagggtaatactctgtttTGAATCCCACCACCGCAGGTGTTCAAATTTGAagtcaattaaaagtctaatgacaccCATGAACTCATTGCCAATTGACGTAAAACCCCAATTGGTTCAAAGAACAAagcaatgtacagcacaggaacaggcccttcggccctccaagcctgtgccgaccatgctgcccgactaaactacaatcttctacactgggtccgtatccctctattctcatcctattcatgtatttgtcaagatgccccttcaaatgccccttcactaatgcccctttagggaaggaaatctgccgtccttacctggtctgacctacatgtgactcagatccacaacaatgtgcttgactcttaaatggcctggcaagccacttggtcaaagggcaattacagatgggcaaTGACTGCTGGCCCCGCCAGTGACActcccatcccatgaaagaataaacaaaaaAGGTGCAGATGTTATATCTGTGCAGTTTAAAATTCCTGTGATGCAACCATATCTGTCAACCCAGACATTGTCGTGACCTTTAAATGTCTGCATGGGGGAAAATTGACTATTTTCAGACAAATATTGATAAACTGATTTCTATGTCTAGAATTTGCTAGGTTTTCTTTCAAAAATGAAAAGGGTTTTGCAAAAAAGGTGAGCTCTATTATGTTTCTATGACTGAAATTCTAATGGCCTAATTTGTCTATCTACTATTTAGGGATCCGCCACGAAAGAAGAGGAAAAGTGAGTGGTTAAATCAGAATCACTTGAACCAGGTAGCAAAAGTGAAGCAGGAAGTCCAGATGGCCCAACATCCAACAGAGATGAACAAGAGAACCTGTGTCACAAACTCCTGTGGCGATGAACGCATTAATCAGACTCCAGCTCCTGCAAAACAAATTCCGAAATTGTTATTACCAAAGCCCAAAGTTGCACTTCCTGTTATGCACTTGACACATCTACCAGTTCTTTTATCTTCAGGCCCCTCCATGGATAATTCTGTCAAGTCCATTGTTGCTGTTGACAATCAAGGGTCTGTTCTGAGCACAATGCATATTTTGCCCACATCAATGGGAACTCTGGCACCAACTGTGGAGACAAAAGGGTTGGACTTTAAAAGTGGTCTGCCCATCTTCAAGGTGACCAACGTCATGATGGTTGAGCCAATTACCACTGCAGTGCAAGTCAACATGGATTCAGGTTTTGCTAATAATCAAGGATTGCCATCACTTGGAGTCCAGGGACAAAAGGACAAGTTTAACTCCATGAATGTTCAGACAGACATATCGTATCTTGCACAGAACATAGCACCAGAATCGCTAGCTATGTGCTGCTCTACAGACAACACTGTGTCAGCTTGTGCGCAGACTGATCTTAGTTTCAGTGCTCAAGTGTTGCTACCTGTAAGTGTTCAGACGCAAACATTCGAACCAGACACCAAAATCACTACGTCAATAAGTGCTCAGACAGATACCTTTGACCAGCCTTATTTTCCATTCTATGGTGTTTCCAGGAAAACACAAACTAGTTCCTTAAATTTTGCTCAAGATAAAAACTCTACAGTTCAGGCACTAATTAATGAAAATAATCATGAAGACATTTTTGACCATTCTTTAGTTTCCTCTTACAGTGTTTGTAGACAGACTCAAACTTCCTTTGCCCTGAATGTCATGGACGTGGACCAAAGACATGATGATCTTTTGCAGAACTCTAAATCAGCTGTTGATTTTCACATTCAATCCACGTTACTTCAACAGAACCCTATGACTGACAATCAAACTCAGACAATTAACCTGTTTAATGACTTGGAAAATATCCTGTCTGAAAGCATAGCTGATCATTCATTAGAAAACCGTGGTCTTTTATCTGATGCCATCAATGTCTCTGGTGAGAGTATGGCGAGCAGTCAGACACAAAGTGCGGGTATTGACTTTGATATGGAAGAGTTTTTATCTGCAAGCAACATACAAACGCAGACGGAAGAAAATGAATTTGGTGCTTTACAGACAGAGTCTGCCTTGGAATCGCTAGATATTGAGACTCAGACAGATTTCTTGTTTTTGGACCATCCTGGCCAAGCATACAATGGCAGGGGACAGTCCAATTATTTAGGCCTAGAAATGTTTGACACGCAGACTCAAACAGACTTCAATTTCTTAATGAACAGCAGTTCGCATCTACCTCTAGACAGCATTTTGAAACCGTCCAGCTTCTCCCTCAGTGCAGAGTCTTCTGGTAGCAAAACCCAGATTGATGATGTGTGTTGTAGAAATAATTTCAGTAATGTCCCCGAGAGCCATATCCGGTTAAACTGTGCTGAAACGCAGACAACCAGCAGGTCCTTTGAAAACCTCAGCAGTCTATTCTTCACTAGTAATGAAACACAGACCTTAATGGATGACTTTCTCCTGGCTGATATGGCGTGGAACACAATGGAATCTCATTTCAGCTCAGTTGAGACGCAAACATGTGATGAAATTTTTTCCTTATTTCGAAATACTGATAAAAGCAGTGACTGAAGAGCACAGACTGAAAAGGAGCTTGAATTTGAGTATTAGTGTGTATTGTGGAAAGTGTCAAAATTTAAAGTTGCGATACTGTGCACCTGTGGCAGCAGTATGCGTGAGATGGGGTACAAAGTTTGGTGGGACGAAAATGGCAAGAAATCCGATTTGAACTGATCTTCTTATTTGGGTCGTAGAATTTAGAGCATGGAAACATGTCATTCGGCCCAAATGCTCTATGTTGCTGTTGGTGTACCAGAGGAGCCTCCTCCCCATCCTCCATCTCGCCCTATCCTTAAGGATCTTTCCCTATGGCTTTTGGGTGACTGCTTCTTTTGTCTTGGATGAAAAAGCAACTAAGCTTGATATGTTTAGGCTTCAACCAATGTTGTACTAAGAGTAGTCTCTTGTTCCATCTTCCCCCTCCAGTTTGACGTTTCTGTGTGACAACTTCCTCAGACACGCTGCTAAGAGTTTCCTATTCTATAGAATGATTTAAAAGTAAGGCAGTACATACCTTCCGATTGCCCACCATTTCAAGTTGATGCATCGTGATTCTATTTTCTTTCTTCTCTGCATTCCTCCACCCTTTGAAGCCATTCGTTTCTTTAAGTGTTAGAGTGAAATACCAGAGATCATCAAGTACTTTGTCCAAGGGGCAGTTATTCACATGTGGTCCTATCTATCTTGAGTAGATAGGCTCTTCAGTAAAAAGCCGCATCATGGCTAGGGTTGTGAACTCTGTTCGGACGTATTCCTGAACATTTCATCGCAACCTCCTGCTTCCAGACATGCCATCCAGTCTCTCAACACTTTTTCACCAGTAGCACTACAATCAATAAATAAAAATtttcaaagatttttaaaaaatctttgtttTTGATATCCCTGTGAGTATGGGTGAATCCAGGTTAAATTTGGAGGACTGGCAAGCCTAATGACAGCCTAACCCAAATCAGGATATATATATTAAGCACAGGTGCTGCCAATTGCTGCCTACCTAACCTAATGACACTGAGGTTAATCGCAGTACTCCAATCATTGCCCGAAAGCTGAGAGCAAAAGCAGCAGATTGAAATTGGGACTGTACTAGTGTGTGGAATTAAGCTACTCAGCTTAACGTTGAGCAATCGTGGAGCTGAATGTTTTTAACACAATTCTGAGAAATATCATTGAATGGAAGTGAATGTCCATTTGTGTTCCAGTAGAATTGTTGCTTAATGCAGTTCATGTTAAATGTTATTTATGACCTGAATTGGATTATAGTTATTTAACCTAACCAAATTTAGTGCAAAGCTGACTTTCTAAGGTTCCAACGGTAAAGTTCCTGAAGTGACCATTTTTTGGTCTTTCTGCTTTCATTGGTTGCTGAATTTGCACATGCAATAGTTTTTGGCTCCTTCACTGATAATAAGTTTGAATTATTCCTGTAGAATACATTTTGTAAAACCATTTTGATTAAATACAGTTGCTCACATGAAGCAGTCCGGAAAGTTGATGAGCTACGTGTGGGTAACCAGCTGGTttcaagaggggcagcacggtagcatagtggttagcacagttgcttcagagctccagtgtcccaggttcaatttccggcttgagtcactttctgtgtggagtctgcacattttccctgtgtctgtgtgggtttcctccgggggctccggtttcctcccacagtccaaagatgttcgggttaggtggattggccatgctaaatttcccttagtgtccaaaaaggttaagcgggattactggcttatggggttgggtggaggtgtgggcttgagtagggtgctctttccaaggaccgatgcagactcgatgggccgaatggtcttctgcactgtaaattgtatgattcgaaGAGCAAAGAATTCTCAGCTCCGGGCCCAAggcgcacagttgcacagtggttagcactgctgcatcaccgcaCCGAGGAccgaagttcgatcccggccccgggtctctgtctatgtagagtttgcacattctccctgtgcctgcatgggtctcatccccacaacccaatgatgggcagggtaggtggacttatttgccctttaattggaaaaaaataattggatactcctaaatttattttaaaatagctCTTGAGGGTCCAACCTTTAATGGTGCCATCAGTTCAGCTAAAACATGCAAATATTTCAGTAGGTGTCCAGAAAATAGTCAAGAAATACTTCTCTGCATCCACCTACAATCCCAGTGCAGGGCATTAGTATCTGGGGTAAAATCGTGCTGGTATTTCTAATCATCCATGCTTTTTTCTCACAGTGAATTATTTGTTCTGGATGCTTTGCATTATTGCAGACTCGGGTCTTGACATTGGCCTCTGTACCTGTTAGCTGTGATTCTATCTTGACCAGGTTACAACTTACCCAGTAAGATCATCTTTCCACACACATTACTCTCACCCAGGTACAATGGTAACTATTTGGAGAAATGGAGATCGTGTTTGTTGGAACAAATCCAGGCTTGCAACCAATATCATGAGAGCATTTCCATTAATCTGATGGGGTCCCATCCCGACCTAGTCCAAAGCATATGTGCAACTGTGCCCTTGCTACGTTACTGAGTAATTTCTGAGACCTTTTTTGCAAGGTTAGCCTAAATGGAATTAGCCTCCAAGGGAAAGGAGAACTTTTTGTCTGCTACATCTAGTGGCTCAATCTTTTTTGTTTTGCCTGAATCTCAGGAACGATGTTTAATTTTAATCTTCCAGTTTCTCGACTTCTACATTTGTGTATTCCAGACTCCCGGTGGACGCTCTTATTTAGAATCTCTCGCTTTTTTTTTTAGGCCAGCTGGCAAGTTTGATGGAGTTCCAGTATAACCAAAAGCCTGCCTCTGGAGACCGGCTGACATGCCTACATTGGGAGATAAAGTACTGAATTGCAAGTAACTCGTCGGAGTAGGTGTCCAGAATTGGTGATTCTAAGCAACGAGTAAATCaccattatatattttttaatattccGTAGGATAAAATATATATCGCATATTGTGGGAAAACAAGATGAGTTTGTCCCACCAAGTGAGGAGAGTTGCAAATCACTCTGCATCATCATGTCTGCGGCCCATTTGTAAGTGCCTGCACAAGTCTGGTTCTGTTTGATTCTCCCATCCAAAATTTGGAGGTTAAGCTTCTATTTTTGCAAACGATGATCAAAATTAATTTGCACGCATCATTTCTGGCTTCACAATGCTTGGGAACCATTAGACACCTTGCCAGAGGGAAGAATAAGTCCTTTTTAAGGCTTGATTTAGTTAGTTGAGCCTTAACTGTCACCTGTCTGGTGCAGTCTTGAGTATGAGGCATAAAGAGCCCTTTCAAGGCGGCAACAGCAATAACTCTGCTAGACTTGGGCACTTGACTTCCCAGTTGGAAGAATTGGTAAACGCCACCCACGGCAGTGTCTTGGAATGACTGTTTCAAAGTTCATGGCTCAAATTGGAATATTAGCATAATTTCTGAAGCTCATTTAACTTTTTTTATTTCATTAATGAAGTGTGATGATATAGCAACTCAAATGCAAGTCCTAACTTGTTATATAACTAATGTTTTGTTTTTCCCGTTTCCTACATTTTGCTAGCTGCCGAGGGCTCTCTCTGGTTGATGTGTATTTCATAAATGTGGCATTTACTTTTtcagaccaaaaactgaactgggcacTTGATGACATTGCCTGTATTAGTGCTACATTGCTGCTTTTCAGTGTCCCATTATAGTTTTGTGTCTCTGTAATAGTTcagtttctatttttttttttattaaaaagaAACAGTAGCTCCACACAGCACTGACAAGTATGCCTGCACATATCTCTCATAGTTTTTGAAGTGTATATTTATGTTTCGAGATTCATCCTGCATTTGACGTGCTGCAATATTTTCAGACAAACATCCTTCCTCCTTATGCTGAATTAGTTTGTAATTTGTTCTCACCAGTAGTTTGATTTCAAAGTAAATGGCAAGCTCCAACATCTGTGACTTCTGGAATTAACTGTTTTCAAATGTTCTTTAAATATTCAGAGTTATACTGCTGTTACTAAGTAAGCCTACTTATCATTGGTACCAGTTTGCTTCAGGTAAAATAGTACTCCAGTCTGCACACTTTTAATGCTCCACTACACCGCTTTTGACACTATTGCTTTTTTGCACTGTATTCATGGTTGCATCATTAAGTTTAAACTGCTGTCCCCCAGATGAACTGCTCAGTATTTTCCCCCAATCCAGTTGATTATGGTCACCAGTGATTTACTGATACTTAGTGTGGCAAATAGTGCAGCTGTGTTAGCATTTTCTACCCATTTCATTGGAATCAATGGCACTGAATTAAATACTTCTTTTCAAGCATATGATTAGAGTTTGGAACAGTCAAAAGAAACCTTTGCACATTGATTGGAGTTATTGGCCTTTGTTAACAGCTGCAGAAAACGTGACCGCATTTCAGCGACCACTTGGAGTAATTTCTGCAATGTAGAATTTCAGGActtctgtattttttttaaaatttagattacccaattaatttccaattaaggggcaatttagcgtggccaatccaccgagcctgcatatcttt from the Scyliorhinus torazame isolate Kashiwa2021f chromosome 10, sScyTor2.1, whole genome shotgun sequence genome contains:
- the atmin gene encoding ATM interactor, with protein sequence MAACAVGGSERPLPPPDNGQRPQQPPSPPKTAAGQAPSYQIIKPSISELSREVRTNILCTVKDCGKILPNKPALSMHLVKSHRVQDCSINPTVRKDLKSSVQKLYCCPIEGCPRGPNRPFSQFALVKQHFMKIHAEKKHKCDKCNNSYGTEWDLKRHAEDCGKIFQCTCGCPYASRPALLCHIYRTGHEIPAEHRDPPRKKRKSEWLNQNHLNQVAKVKQEVQMAQHPTEMNKRTCVTNSCGDERINQTPAPAKQIPKLLLPKPKVALPVMHLTHLPVLLSSGPSMDNSVKSIVAVDNQGSVLSTMHILPTSMGTLAPTVETKGLDFKSGLPIFKVTNVMMVEPITTAVQVNMDSGFANNQGLPSLGVQGQKDKFNSMNVQTDISYLAQNIAPESLAMCCSTDNTVSACAQTDLSFSAQVLLPVSVQTQTFEPDTKITTSISAQTDTFDQPYFPFYGVSRKTQTSSLNFAQDKNSTVQALINENNHEDIFDHSLVSSYSVCRQTQTSFALNVMDVDQRHDDLLQNSKSAVDFHIQSTLLQQNPMTDNQTQTINLFNDLENILSESIADHSLENRGLLSDAINVSGESMASSQTQSAGIDFDMEEFLSASNIQTQTEENEFGALQTESALESLDIETQTDFLFLDHPGQAYNGRGQSNYLGLEMFDTQTQTDFNFLMNSSSHLPLDSILKPSSFSLSAESSGSKTQIDDVCCRNNFSNVPESHIRLNCAETQTTSRSFENLSSLFFTSNETQTLMDDFLLADMAWNTMESHFSSVETQTCDEIFSLFRNTDKSSD